In a genomic window of Quercus lobata isolate SW786 chromosome 4, ValleyOak3.0 Primary Assembly, whole genome shotgun sequence:
- the LOC115985211 gene encoding uncharacterized protein LOC115985211, giving the protein MAWTSLLRVGKNSLSEVEGRKVDLSRKKKTGDYVVVAKFLTRRNIKIEAVARTFLPIWKTRGNFEANDAGGNVFLFDFELEVDAAKVMMGEPWAFNRHLVVMERYDGSTPIRDLKFSTMSFWVQIHDLPFSFMSNEVAFSIGETLGAVLTPKDSSEMRGSNFMRIRVAVDITKPLFRG; this is encoded by the coding sequence ATGGCTTGGACGAGCTTGCTCAGAGTTGGAAAAAATTCTCTGTCAGaagtggaagggagaaaagTTGATTTATCAAGGAAGAAGAAAACGGGGGATTATGTGGTGGTAGCAAAATTCCTTACTCGTCGGAATATTAAGATTGAGGCGGTGGCTCGCACATTCCTACCAATATGGAAAACTAGAGGTAACTTTGAGGCCAATGATGCGGGAGGTAATGTgtttctctttgattttgaaCTTGAAGTTGATGCTGCGAAGGTAATGATGGGTGAACCTTGGGCTTTCAATAGGCACTTGGTTGTCATGGAGCGTTATGATGGTTCTACCCCGATTCGTGATCTGAAATTCAGTACCATGTCCTTTTGGGTTCAAATACACGACCTTCCATTCTCCTTTATGTCGAATGAAGTGGCTTTCAGCATTGGAGAAACTCTTGGGGCTGTTTTAACTCCGAAGGATTCATCAGAGATGAGAGGAAGTAACTTCATGCGCATAAGGGTTGCTGTTGACATTACAAAACCGTTATTTAGGGGGTGA